ctttcttcttctatgAATTATTATCTATTGAATAGGGTAGACTTTAGAGATTAATTAGCTGCATGATTGGTCAGGCTCTGGCTTATATTAATCCCTCATGTTATATTCTCCACGAATTAAATTTTTGGAAATTATAGACTTTGATCAATTTTAGGGCTGTAGTTTTAATTATTGTAATATCTTTCTCATTAGTAAGTGTTGGAACTATACGTATGCCAGAGTCTGCTTCTGCCTACTTCTGGTGAATATCATTGGTTATGCTGTACTGAACTAAGTCGGCAACGTGCTCCTccaatttgaatttaattttgtcTTTCTAGAAGAATTCAAAATTTGGTTCTGAATTGAGCTAGCAAAATACATTTTGGGGTTTCTCGTTTCTCCCTTTGCTTTAATACCTGTTGCAAAATCTGTCTAATTGACCTACGTGAAGTAACTTGTAAGGTGAAGATGGGACTTTGTTCAAAAGTAATAAGCCATTTGCACTAATTTCTCCATGGTGGAAGTTGTTGTGGGTATTCTTTTATCTTTGTTGGAATAACTTGACTAATGGTTCCAGTTCAAGTCCTAGCTAGTTTAGTCGCATGTGATGACTTGTTTTTTCTCCCATTCGTTATGATGAAAACACGATTTGTGCTTCACTCTTATTTTCCATCAACTAAGTCTGACTTCCATCTGCAACCCACGATCTTTGGACTGGTATTCCATATTTGGACAATCATGTGCTGTGGTTGGCAGAAAAGTGATGCCTGAACGTTTTGGAACATGTGAGAGTTGGAGAAAAGTCATGATATACTGATTTCTATTATTATGTTTTGGCATTAGGATTGAAATGGTATAACATACTGTTGGTGCAATATTAAGAATGGTAGCACAAGTAAGGTTTTTGTGATTTATAAGAAGTCAGAGATACAAATATAATCCTATATTCAGAGTTTCAAATAAATCATCCTTCAATCTTTATGCCCTTTTTGGCACTTAAAACTCATTAATCTTGGGTTCTCTAATGTTTCAGAGTTTCATGTACCTTATTAGTTGCTTCAGTAACTTGCTTGACTAAAATGGTGTAAATATCACCTTATTTGAATTATGTGGTGTGGACTATTCAAGTTGTTTTGCTACCCTAATGCCCCTTTCAAGTTGTTTCTTCTGTTAATGTATTCTAGTGTTACCTCTTTTTTCGGTAAATGTTCTCTACTTATGGGTCCTGGATGGCAGGGAGGGGGAAAAGTTCTCTATTCTGTTACGGTTCTAATTACATTGGGCCATAGTCGTATTTAtgcatctttacaatacgattTCCTTCTTAAGAATACACCCGATGCTTGTGCTCAAGCAAACAATGTATCTCACATTGTAAACAGTGGTTTACTAGTAATTTCCTAAGTCCACATCACTCTAGAAGCAATATTTCTCCTTCATTATTCTATACTCAAAGCTTATTCTACTTAAATTCAGTTGAGTTGAAGCACAAGACATGAACTAATTCTCTTGGGTTAACTCATGATGAATGCTTTTTAAACTTGTCAATTCATAGTATACTTTGTTGGAACCTTGTTCTTCTGAATTTATTGGCATGTTCATCTTTTTCAATCCTCATATCCCTCCTGAAACAGGATGGATTTTCTTGACTATTAACCGATATTCAGGATCAATATGTAGGTAAAGTTGAAATTGGTGGAGAAAAAAGCCAGTAAATCAAGATGAAGATCACTCTTGCAAGGGATTATCTACTCTATTCCTTTTACCATTCTCTCATATGTTCTCTTGATCAATTTGGTTGCTTCATATTTTAGTTTGTTATTGCGAATTAGTGAAAATCTTTTTATTGCCTCATTGTTTTGTCAAGTGTGGGCAAGGAAGCACAGATGATGAGTTAAGCCCAACTTGTGTATCTTCCTTACTGGGGATCCAGATAGAAGGTGTTGCAGCAGGATTGTGGCACACTGTCTGCATTTCTGCAGACGGTGATGTGTATGCATTTGGTGGGAATCAGTTTGGTCAATTGGGAACTGGGGGTGATCAAGCTGAGGTAAACTCTTAAAGGCCTGTTAGTTTTTCATAACCAGAATGCGGAATGAAGTAAAATGCATGGTTAAACTAAATTTGTCAGTAAAAATGCATCATGTTTTATACAGGAAAAGTGCCAATTAGAAGTTGGTCATGAGTTACTGCTAGGAATTCTTTCTATTCTATATCGAGTAATTAATGACCATTTCAATTTTATGATCTAAATGAATTTGTGAAactttatttttcaataaataccGACTTAAGCTGTTCATGTTCATGAACTTATTGTTTTCACTTATCTTGTATACACTCTATATTCGACTCATTCACGTTCGGATCATGGATGTTTGGAATCCATATTATGCAAGGAGACATTGCTTTTGCTAATTCGAATTGAAGGGCGACATAAAATTGGTATATTTCAAGCATCATTTCCATAGTTAGCGCATTCTACTAACATATTGCAAGTCCTTTTCCTTTGCAGTGCTGAAACATGATGTTACAAGGACTAGTTTTACTTCTGAAATTTTAGAATTGGCCTGATGACTCTTAGTTTTATCTGCTTTTAAGTTTTAGAGTGGATTGCTAGGTGTATTGTATATAAGCTTTAACATTAAGTTCTAGAAAGAGAGAATGAAACATCACGACTGGGTTTCGGCTAAACCATTTTTCTGTAACTGAAAAAGAAACAATGTACTCAAGTGTTAGTGTTACTGATGATGGTATAATGAGTTGTTTATGATTGTTGTTTCGGCTATACCATTTTTCTGTAACTGAAAAAGAAACAATGTACTCAAGTGTTAGTGTTACTGATGATGGTATAATGAGTTGTTTATGATTGTTTTGAttggaaagaaaatgaaactgacgttactatttattttttaaaatttctgaaACAGACTCTCCCTAGGCTCCTGGACACTCCAAATTTGGAAAATTTGCAGGCAAAGGTTATCTCTTGTGGGGCTCGTCACAGTGCTGTACTCACTGGTAGGTTTGTGATGCACTACACACTTCCATTTGTGGCCTTAAGCCCAAGAAAAATACTACTATTGTGGAAAACAACTGCTGAACTTCATGGATTCCTGTGCATGTATGTATTGAATTTGCACGATGCACTTATTGAAGTGCTGAATATCATTGTTTGAGTTCAAAATGTTTTTCTTAGAAAATGTTTTCTGGTATTATCAAGCAACTGAAGGATAACACCACTGTTGGGTGATGTAGTTGGCATCAACAGGTTAAAGCTCAATGCAACTATCTAAGACTTTCATCAGCTTCCATTTTATGGAAGCCCTTGGGTAAGATAcccataaataaattatttttctcttgttgatgacaAATCAAATACTGAATACTTCTCCTGTCAAGATAAAAAAAGTTTGCAGTGTGCTTGCAAAATACATATCAATAGCTAATTCAAGACTTGAAAAAAATACCAACAGATGCATATCTTTTATTTGGTTTTGGAGGGTGCCAATCATTTCTTAATGATATTGGTTGGCTTTAGGACCACTTGAAAATCTGTGTTTGAGAGGCTGTAGCAGCGGTAGCCTTGAGATAATGTGACAATGCTTCTTGAGCTGATGGAGGCCAAACGTTTAATTAGGTGTTGTAACAAAGATTAGCATTTCTCTTGCTTTATTAACGTTTGAACCTTTTGTTTTCTCATGCATTAACACGACAACTAAATATGCTTCGCTTTTTTGAAGAGGACGGAAAAGTGTTCTGCTGGGGATGGAACAAGTATGGACAGGTATTGTTCTAACACCGATCATCTACCATATCAAGCCAATTGGGCTTTTGACACCTCACAACATCAAGGAGTATGAATTGAAGCATAGAGCCTCTCTTGCTTCTCCATTACTCCGTAATATAACTCTGCCTTTAATTGATTGGTTTTGCTGATTATATTTTGCTATTCTGGTTTCCAAATGGCGGCACTGCTATTTTAAGATAAACTTACAATTTATGTTCGTTTGAAACAGCTAGGCCTTGGAGACGTGATCGATCGCAAGATTCCCTCCCAGATCACTATTGAGGGTTGTGTCCCAAAAAATATTGCTTGTGGCTGGTGGCACACCCTTCTTCTGGCTGAGTCACCGACATGAGCAGCTGACTTCCTACAAACCCTGGCGCAGTTTTGTTAGGTTTGGCAGTTCTTTCTGTTTATATACAaagttatatgtatatatgtatctgCGAGgtttgcatatacatatatgcttGTTCTAATTCTTTCACGGCTGGGGTTCATTGTGCTTTAACATCACAGCAAGAGTAACATAGTGCTTCCCGGATGTACCATATTGGTTAGATCCATtgtgtatattttttatttgcacATTTTGAATTATCTAATACAATTGAGATATTATAAAGTATTTATGTTAATTCTATTTTGCATTTGGGAAAAAAACAAGACAGTGCAAGTTAATTTGTATTTATGGATTTAGTTATTGGTCGTTTATAGATGGGATACAGATGAAGACTCTTATTATTGTTACTTTATAGgcagatgtatatatatgtatacatatatacacatatattgcAATTAGATTGATATTCATCGGAAGGATATTATTACCAGCCAGTGATTTGTAGAAGAGCTTGATAAGTGGTTCTCTTACCGAAAGTCAGTTGGTGGCTGATACTAATTTGTATATGTCGAACGTGATTCAATTCTTAATCGTGATTATAAGAAACAGAGTTTTAATATTGCTGTTGCTGAAATGCTGAATGCTCTTTATCAGGGAGCAATGGTGGTGTAGTTGTTAGCGTGTTCAAGTGTTCAAGTGGAGTGCCCCGTTTTGTGTGCTCATGAAACAGCAGGTGATATGGCACATCTTTCCTTCCCTCTGTAACTCTATCCATCTTTTGCACGCCTCCGGCAGTGCAATGgtcttcattattttcattttgaacACAATCTCAACAAAAGCAACTGAACGAATCAATTCTTTACTGTATACTTCTACACTAGTCATGCTTACTAGATTAGTTTAAAACGATGCTTTTGCCATAAGTTTTTTCAGTGTTTGTGCTGGTAAGGGTCAATGGTTTGCCGTTGGGTATTTTGTGGATTTGGATCACTGTCTCTGATTAGTGAGagtttaatttggattttttgTATCTTGCAATGGTGTTGTTCAGTGCTCTACTACTCTGGGTTTTTCGTGTTTATATTTCCATGGTTTATGGAAATTTGTTGCTGGTGTTAATGAACCCCGAAAAATCACTCGATCACGGACTAGTGATAGATGACAACGATGATATGATTACAATTTACAACCCTAGAGAGAGTAGTACTTAGGATTTAGGAGgcaggagagaggagagaggaatTAATAGTTTAATTTTGGCCATGTGAACATGGCTGTACTTCAAAAAAATGCTATAATTCCACAACATATTgaacaaaacaataaaattaaactacCAAATACATTTAAATAATTCATTGCCGAAGAAACTCAAACGCAAGGCCCTTGCATATAATGAAACCAAGAGTTACAAACCTCACTTGCCAGCATGATATACTGGATTGGAAATCTAGGAAACTAAAAGGCTAGTCCCACCATATTCCCTAACTTGCTCTCGGGGCGGCCCACTCAACACGGAGGATGAGATTGTCGTAACCATATCCATTAAGCTTGTTGATAGCCCTCTCAGCGTCCTCCTTGTTTACGAAGTTGACAAAACCAAAACCCCTACTCATACCAGTTTTCTGATCAATAGCTACATATACCCGACTGACTGGGCCAAATGTGTGGAATAGTTCATGCAAATCGGGCTCACGGGTGTCTTCTGATAAATTGGTGACCCTCACAGAGTTTTCTTCATTTCTCCTCCTCATATCTGACCCCACAGTTCTCTCAGCACCAGCTCTCATGCTTGGAGGAACATATGTTGACGTTCCCTTGGTCCCAGCAGAAGCGGTAAGAGAAGTCTCTGATGCAGCCGGTTTATCAATGAAAGCCTCTGTCGGTTGAGCAAGATCCTTGTATGGGCAACGAGATGTCCAGTGATCACCTTTCTTACCACAAGTCCTACATACCATTAGAACTGTCCCTCCCTTGCTGAGTTGAGCCAAGCTGTCACCAGCTACCTTGGTTTCTTCTTGCTTGCTACCTATTGGCAACAACACCaacattcaacaaaaaaaaaaaaaaagcaaccaAAAACTTAACAGACATAATACAAGCTGGCTGATAATTCAAAAATCCATTGCTTCTCGACAAGAAAATGAGCTCCAAACAAGATAACTAAAGACGAAAgaatagaaaataaaagagcTTCTGTTGGAAAGAATCTTCGTTGTGAAACTGTAGAGATGAATGGCTCACTATTAATTATATTTGGATATGACATTTTGACATAGGTAATTGCATTACTAGATGTCATTGCTTCACTATATTAAAGTTGTTGACCCCCTTGCTACCATCATTTAGTACCTTTTCTCATACAAAAAGTAGTAGAAATGTAGTTAACAGCCTGGAAGCCAGACTGtaattctgcttcacaaataGAGGCTACCAAAATCATTGCTCTTGGCGAGCTTACTGACCATTCACATAGAATAGCCATGTGGCCGATATGTGACTGGCTAATTAGCCACcgtatttaaataataaatcaaatagGTATCAAAAGCAGAACAGCCTTACGATtaagtcaaaactcaaaatagACAAGAAACTTAAGGTAAGGGGCATGACTTTTCAAAAACGGAAACATGCAAATTAGGCACACAAGTATACTGACATCTGACTAACTTCATTATcaaatcaaatataagcaaGTACTAGAAGAAAAAGCACTAAAGATAAACTAGGGTTGCTGGAAATTTTTGACAGAAATAAAACACGTTATTTTAGAGCAAAAAGAAACCATGCCCCTCACATATTTCAAAACTGTAGAGAATATGCTGGAAAGTACTCAActtagaaaatacaaacaaatgcATATTTTTTAGTTCCCAAGATATCATTGCATAGCATGATAAAATAGTCAGAAAAGGTGAAGTGAACATTATTCACATTATACACTAGCCAAAACCACTAGAAATAGTTTAATTACTCTCCAGAACAAAAACATACTAACAGAATCTGTTTCCAGTTTCAACAATTGCAAACTGTAAACTTATCTTAAATCAAACTAAACTAAGCATTTTGTAGAAGCACATGATAAGtgttcaaacaaaaatatacaaCAGAACAAATTTATGTAGTTCTTAATAAGAGAATTTGAAGTCACACTGCTGTGAATGGACCATTTAACTCGGAAGCTTGATCCAAAAGAAATATCCCCAAAGAAAACACAAGTACAGGCTAGTATGGACCCAGAGGTAGATGTAGAGTTGCAGGAGTGCAACCACTAATCAAATATTCAGGGTAATCAATATGACTCTGTGCATAACATTGAAATCTTCTTAGCAGGTGTCAAAAAAAGTCAGATCACTCTCTTAAGTTATGCTGCTTGTGCATAGACAGAAATTGGTACGTAGACATGTCCAAACAAAATCTCATTATTAACGCCCAATACTATTAGCTGCCCCAAAAAGACTCGAAATCATTGGGGGAAAAAATCAAGAATGTCACAAAGACAGGATAACAACACTCTCCAACATAATAGGCAAGCGGAATCGACCATAGACCAATTTGAATACACCCAGAATAGAGTATTGAATAGACCCAGAATTCTAAGCTTAGTTTCATTTTCTATCTTACGCTATTAAAAATAATGAATATTATATCATCATAGCTAATATCCACATTGCTGAGACCTAAGTTTTCAATCCATTGTCATTATAATTTCTTTGATTCCCAAAATAATGTGTTTCctcattaaatttaaaaaaaaaaatttgtttcctCCTAAAATTTATACttcaatttcaataaaaaagacTGTTGATTATTAGAAACTTCTGATATCAACGCACCTAAAATACGTAATAAAAAACAATCAACTCCAATTCTTTAGTCCATTCACACTCATCAATATATAAAGAGTATCAATATGTATGAGAGAGACGAACCAGGGGCTCTAGGCCTTTCAAGAAGGATCTCCTCAGTGGAGACCATGGTAAGCCTGCTACCAACATCCTCATGGACAGCGTCACCAAACTTGGGCCAATTGCGGCGCTCTATCGCTCTCTTGCTCAGGTGAGCCTTGGCGAGCTTGCGGACTCGGGAGGTTGTGGTTATTTTGATCTTATTTCCAGCGTCGTCAAACTTGTATTCAATAACCCTCTTGATTCCATTCTCATCGGGGCCGATTACCTGCTTAGGAGGCAACAGAAAATCGAGATCCTCTCCGTCGTCCTCTTCCAACTCTCCCCACCGCATTCTCGGCGCCACGTCGAGTGCCATActttcagagaaaaaaaaactgagatcTTCTAGTGAGGGGCGGCGGCTCTAGGGGTTCGTCGGCAAGATATGAGAAGAGAATGTAGTAGAGGAGATGTCGGATGTGGGTTGCGGAGTCATAGACTGAGAGGATCCTAGTGGGCCGCCCGTGAGTCGGGGTTCATAATGGGCTTAAGGGCACAAATATGGGCTAAATATGAGCAAGCCAAAAGACTCAGCTATAACAAAGACTCAGCTATAACAAATAACTcacttttctttccctttttacTGTTGAAAAATTCTCCTATGCAAATTTAAAATTACACCACTTTATGAAGTTGTGAATGATTGAAATGACAAATGAATCACACTACTTTAGGTCttatatgtttcaaatcaatgatgaaaataatGGTGTATATTTTATGTGCGCATGGGAGAATTCATActttattgataatttttaaataatCAAATCAACACATTATTTCTAAATATTGGCATATGTTGTAAAGTATTGATATGGTGCTTCACTTAGGTGCCCTCACGGACAAGCGGTACCAGAAGAGCACCATAGTTATTGGCCTCAATGGCATCACGTTGTAACTAAAAATGATTGAAAATTTGTAACATATAAACACGTTCTTTCTTGGTTTACGAGTTATCGTCGGGACGTATAGTTTTATCTATTACACATTTAAAAGATAATGATTGAATTCTcatgtttaaaaaataaaaagaaaagataaacacATTCTTTTTACGAAAATGACATATAGTCCACTCTTTCTTTTATCTCAGGATtcgttgtccaaaatttattgttttaatatagattctattgttttttaaaacacaatttaaaattcattatttcagttctgaattatttgtttttgaaatttcactgaaaaaaaaaaacaatggaattaagaaattccattgaaaaaaataatggaattaaaatttatcaaataaaactcatcgacaatggatcttattagaaaaaattatatgtgttgattctgaatatgtaatttttaaaaaaaatttaacatgtattttgagagttaaaacgatttaaaattttctttaagagacttgggctaccactatatgggctacctagcactactaTTCTTTCTAAATATTGAGATGAGTTATAAAGTGTTAATGTGTACGTGAGACTTAAGTTTCTCAAAAAAATCATGGTTAGTTGAACATATAATCCCCAAGCATGAGTGGAGTCAGAAAATGATATTAACGTGTGAtaatattaagataatattaaaataatatcattTAAGGCTAATTACAACAATACAACTTATTGAGATGATATTGTTGATCGATCAACATTTATCTTGATGTTTGATCTCCTAAAGTAATTCAAAAGGTTAACAtaaataaatcatattttttgaACAGAGGGTAGGGGTTAATTAATCAACATTTATCTTGATGTTTGATCTCCTAAAGTAATTCAAAAGgttaacataaataaataatattttttgaacAGAGGGTAGGGGTTAATTAGTTTCATGATAAATCATTGAAATATAAGTGAAAATgataatttgaatttttatctTATAAAACTTCAACATAGTCAAAAGTCCATGACTCACTGAAACAGGTCATGTTGAAgaatatatgaaaatacaatGCATCAAGTTAGGGCAAAGTcattttcatttaatatttttCTCATCATCCAATAGTTGTAAACCAATTGTCAAGCAATGTCTAGCTTTCCCAAGGGTCGAAGGCTATGCGATATATCACCGAATCATAACAAGCAAGTGACAAGACCAAACCTAAATACATAGATTGTCTTCAGGAATGGGATAGAAAAAATCACTAGATTATTACTTGGATTCGCAACACTTGTGCTCACTCCATCAGTCTTCAGTTTGGCA
This genomic window from Tripterygium wilfordii isolate XIE 37 chromosome 9, ASM1340144v1, whole genome shotgun sequence contains:
- the LOC120006678 gene encoding eukaryotic translation initiation factor 3 subunit G-like translates to MALDVAPRMRWGELEEDDGEDLDFLLPPKQVIGPDENGIKRVIEYKFDDAGNKIKITTTSRVRKLAKAHLSKRAIERRNWPKFGDAVHEDVGSRLTMVSTEEILLERPRAPGSKQEETKVAGDSLAQLSKGGTVLMVCRTCGKKGDHWTSRCPYKDLAQPTEAFIDKPAASETSLTASAGTKGTSTYVPPSMRAGAERTVGSDMRRRNEENSVRVTNLSEDTREPDLHELFHTFGPVSRVYVAIDQKTGMSRGFGFVNFVNKEDAERAINKLNGYGYDNLILRVEWAAPRAS